One stretch of Cellulomonas wangsupingiae DNA includes these proteins:
- a CDS encoding ABC transporter ATP-binding protein, whose product MSAAPTSSVGPVGTRARGAAAVEVTAVGRVFGGRSREVVALQDVDLTVAAGELVSLIGPSGCGKSTLLRLVADLDEPTSGSVRVFGRSAREARLARDYGIAFQQAGLLPWRTVRANVELPLALAGTGRAGRRERADELLALVGLSDFADHHPDQLSGGMQQRVAIARALADSPSLLLMDEPFGALDEMTREHLQAQLLRIRAETRAAVVFVTHSIPEAVFLSDRVVVMSPRPGRIRDVVEVAIDRSGAAAGPDDVGDDLRTDAAFVAAVAEVRDALRRDGTRRAADAP is encoded by the coding sequence GTGAGCGCCGCGCCGACGTCGTCCGTCGGACCGGTCGGCACGCGTGCCCGCGGGGCGGCGGCCGTCGAGGTCACCGCCGTGGGGCGGGTGTTCGGCGGCCGGTCCCGCGAGGTCGTGGCGCTGCAGGACGTCGACCTCACGGTCGCCGCCGGCGAGCTCGTCTCGCTCATCGGCCCGTCGGGCTGCGGCAAGTCGACCCTCCTGCGGCTGGTCGCGGACCTCGACGAGCCGACGTCGGGCAGCGTGCGCGTGTTCGGCCGCAGCGCCCGCGAGGCGCGTCTCGCGCGCGACTACGGCATCGCGTTCCAGCAGGCAGGGCTGCTGCCCTGGCGCACGGTGCGGGCCAACGTCGAGCTGCCCCTCGCGCTCGCGGGCACCGGGCGGGCCGGACGGCGCGAGCGCGCCGACGAGCTGCTCGCGCTCGTCGGCCTGAGCGACTTCGCCGACCACCACCCCGACCAGCTGTCGGGCGGCATGCAGCAGCGCGTGGCCATCGCCCGCGCCCTGGCCGACTCGCCGTCGCTGCTGCTGATGGACGAGCCGTTCGGCGCGCTGGACGAGATGACGCGCGAGCACCTGCAGGCCCAGCTGCTGCGCATCCGCGCCGAGACGCGCGCGGCCGTCGTGTTCGTCACCCACTCGATCCCCGAGGCCGTGTTCCTGTCCGACCGCGTCGTGGTCATGTCGCCGCGCCCGGGCCGGATCCGGGACGTCGTCGAGGTCGCGATCGACCGCTCCGGCGCCGCGGCGGGGCCCGACGACGTGGGCGACGACCTGCGGACCGACGCGGCGTTCGTCGCAGCCGTCGCCGAGGTCCGCGACGCGCTGCGCCGCGACGGCACCCGACGCGCGGCGGACGCGCCGTGA